A genomic segment from Oligoflexus sp. encodes:
- a CDS encoding DUF4862 family protein, with protein MIGGKRSWWVGAYALTATLERFSERDAADFYAAIHQLPGLAGLELPLHLLEKKDDPWRHLHCLPRDLDFILTPLPYVMQSLEKQPLFGLASPDHEGRAAALRFISEIRQRIHRLEDHTGRAAVRAVQLHSAPTGQAEAASFRRSLEDIVAMDWGAVELWLEHCDAVIPGQIPAKGFLPLADEVTIAKDLGLGITINWGRSVLETRQVEGALHHIQTAAHAGVLRSVFLSSTAQNDPLYGTWLDNHAPVQGIGVGPWRPTHSLLNADAVHAALAAAAQASCFGLKIQPFPVTLSLAERIDCIRQHLEFLRPGSAQT; from the coding sequence GTGATCGGCGGGAAGCGGTCATGGTGGGTAGGGGCCTATGCGCTGACGGCCACTTTGGAAAGATTTTCTGAACGTGACGCCGCGGATTTTTATGCGGCCATCCATCAGCTGCCCGGGCTTGCGGGGCTGGAGTTGCCCCTGCACCTTTTGGAAAAAAAAGACGATCCCTGGCGGCACCTTCATTGTCTGCCGCGGGATCTTGATTTTATTCTCACACCGCTTCCCTATGTCATGCAAAGCCTGGAAAAACAGCCTCTTTTTGGTCTCGCCTCGCCGGATCACGAAGGGCGTGCTGCGGCTTTGCGATTCATTTCTGAAATCAGACAGCGCATTCACCGCCTTGAGGACCACACGGGACGCGCAGCTGTGCGGGCTGTTCAGCTGCATAGTGCCCCGACGGGACAAGCCGAAGCCGCATCGTTCAGAAGGTCACTCGAAGACATCGTGGCCATGGATTGGGGTGCGGTGGAACTGTGGCTGGAACACTGCGACGCTGTGATTCCCGGTCAAATCCCGGCCAAAGGTTTTCTTCCCTTGGCGGATGAAGTCACGATCGCCAAGGACCTTGGACTCGGCATCACGATCAATTGGGGGCGCTCCGTTTTGGAAACAAGGCAGGTGGAGGGCGCTCTGCATCATATTCAGACAGCGGCTCATGCCGGCGTATTGCGCAGTGTATTCCTCTCGTCCACCGCGCAGAACGATCCCCTTTACGGTACCTGGCTCGATAATCATGCGCCCGTGCAAGGCATCGGTGTCGGCCCCTGGCGTCCCACCCATTCCCTTTTGAATGCCGACGCGGTGCACGCTGCCCTGGCCGCGGCGGCCCAGGCCTCTTGCTTCGGGCTTAAAATCCAGCCTTTTCCTGTCACCCTCTCGCTTGCGGAACGGATTGACTGTATCCGTCAGCACCTGGAATTTCTGCGTCCTGGCAGCGCCCAGACATAA
- a CDS encoding cation:proton antiporter translates to MHLAPLIQDLAVILGVAALVTFLFRLIKQPVVLGYIVAGIIVGPYTPPIFSVVDVESVKVWAELGVIFLMFALGLEFSFRRLAKVGVSAGMTAVIQILTMLILGNVTARVLGWTSMDAVFLGCMIAISSTTIIIKALEELGLKTKKFAELVFGILIVEDLAAIIMLVALSNIASKSTVSSMDLVSAGGKLALVVGSWLVIGMFVVPRLIRAVGRRGNNEMMIIFSLGLCLALVSLSAYFHYSVALGAFIMGSILAETREVHRIEELVTPLKDMFGAVFFVSVGMLLDPAIILSNWASILILCVVIICGKVLSVALGTLVTGQSLGTAVHSGFSMAQIGEFSFIIATLGLSYNAIRPDLYPIIVAASLITTFTTPYFIRYAGPVTEAIKRRLSPEAMTRLDRYGSFIQRRSSGGTFSKDFYVRALRWLACMIIVLTIFIAIGYRVYPWLAGQIVRREIAQAVAWLLSFVLSAPFIWAMLTAFRAPYQLAGLVSRIATVVLLTVFSLEFFSVWLVLLVTAGLATLFFFLFRRRFESFYGWFEEKFIAGMENSPEDSVHSHLVPWDAHLAEFTVDPHSSIVGQTLIELGLRERFGMNVVVIQRGDKDLVAPKATERIYPGDVILCFGTDEELERFHADLIRRPETQGEDEDASYALRPFEIQSGSRILHRTIRDSGVREQFDCMVVGIERDGERLRSPKSDLVLEEKDLLWVVGNVRQLQRLAEHFQNQASRRAGL, encoded by the coding sequence ATGCACCTCGCACCCCTGATTCAAGACCTTGCCGTGATCCTGGGTGTCGCGGCACTGGTGACCTTTCTGTTTCGCCTCATCAAACAGCCGGTGGTCCTGGGTTATATCGTTGCGGGCATTATCGTGGGACCCTATACGCCGCCGATTTTTTCCGTGGTGGATGTGGAGAGCGTGAAGGTCTGGGCCGAGCTGGGCGTTATTTTTCTGATGTTCGCGTTGGGTCTGGAATTCAGTTTCCGGCGTCTGGCCAAGGTTGGAGTGTCGGCAGGCATGACCGCCGTCATTCAGATTCTGACTATGCTTATTTTAGGGAATGTGACAGCCCGGGTTCTAGGCTGGACTTCGATGGATGCCGTGTTTCTGGGCTGCATGATCGCCATTTCTTCGACCACCATCATTATCAAGGCTTTGGAAGAACTTGGCCTGAAGACGAAAAAATTCGCGGAGCTGGTCTTCGGCATTCTGATTGTGGAAGATCTCGCGGCCATCATTATGCTCGTGGCCCTGTCAAATATCGCAAGCAAGTCCACCGTCAGCAGCATGGACCTTGTGAGTGCGGGCGGGAAACTCGCTTTGGTCGTGGGGTCCTGGCTGGTCATCGGCATGTTCGTGGTGCCGCGTTTAATTCGTGCTGTGGGGCGGCGCGGCAATAATGAAATGATGATCATCTTTTCGCTCGGGCTCTGCCTCGCCCTCGTATCCCTGTCGGCTTACTTTCATTACTCGGTGGCGCTCGGGGCTTTCATCATGGGTTCGATACTGGCGGAAACCCGTGAGGTGCATCGCATCGAGGAGCTGGTCACACCGCTCAAGGATATGTTCGGTGCGGTCTTTTTCGTGTCGGTCGGCATGCTGCTCGATCCCGCGATCATCCTGAGTAACTGGGCGAGCATTCTCATTCTTTGCGTTGTGATCATCTGTGGTAAAGTTCTTTCGGTGGCGCTGGGCACACTGGTCACGGGACAGTCGCTGGGCACCGCGGTGCACAGTGGTTTCAGCATGGCCCAGATCGGTGAATTCTCCTTCATCATTGCCACCCTCGGTCTTTCCTACAATGCGATTCGTCCTGACCTTTATCCGATCATCGTGGCCGCATCGCTGATCACGACATTTACCACGCCTTATTTCATCCGATATGCAGGACCTGTGACCGAGGCCATCAAACGCAGGCTGTCGCCCGAGGCGATGACGCGGCTTGATCGTTACGGATCGTTCATTCAAAGACGATCCTCGGGCGGCACCTTCAGCAAGGATTTTTATGTGCGTGCCCTGCGTTGGCTCGCCTGCATGATCATCGTGCTGACCATCTTCATCGCGATCGGATACCGCGTTTATCCCTGGCTCGCCGGGCAGATTGTAAGGCGGGAAATTGCCCAGGCCGTGGCCTGGCTTTTGAGCTTTGTGCTGTCCGCGCCTTTTATCTGGGCCATGCTCACGGCGTTTCGCGCGCCCTATCAGCTGGCCGGCCTTGTCAGCCGGATTGCAACAGTCGTGCTGCTCACGGTTTTCAGTCTCGAATTTTTTTCGGTGTGGCTCGTGCTCCTGGTCACCGCGGGACTGGCAACGCTCTTTTTCTTCCTCTTTCGTCGGCGTTTTGAAAGTTTTTATGGATGGTTCGAGGAAAAATTTATTGCCGGCATGGAAAACAGCCCCGAGGATTCCGTTCATTCTCATCTTGTTCCTTGGGATGCTCACCTTGCGGAATTTACCGTCGATCCGCATTCCTCGATCGTCGGGCAGACTCTGATTGAACTCGGTCTGCGCGAACGATTTGGGATGAATGTGGTCGTGATTCAACGCGGCGACAAGGACCTCGTGGCTCCCAAAGCCACGGAACGCATTTATCCGGGTGATGTGATCCTTTGTTTTGGAACGGATGAAGAGCTGGAGCGTTTCCATGCGGATCTGATTCGCCGCCCTGAAACGCAGGGGGAGGATGAGGATGCGAGCTATGCTCTGAGGCCCTTTGAAATTCAAAGCGGCTCCCGCATTCTGCATCGCACCATCCGGGATTCCGGCGTGCGCGAGCAATTTGATTGCATGGTCGTGGGCATTGAACGCGATGGTGAGCGCCTCAGGAGTCCGAAATCAGATCTGGTGCTCGAGGAAAAGGATCTTTTATGGGTCGTCGGCAACGTCAGGCAGCTGCAGCGTCTCGCGGAACATTTTCAGAATCAAGCGTCACGGCGCGCTGGCCTGTGA